One Phocaeicola dorei genomic region harbors:
- a CDS encoding anaerobic ribonucleoside triphosphate reductase, whose protein sequence is MNYAEICIIKRDGKREDFSISKIKNAIGKAFHASGIDNEDKLIAEITMRVISNFVSPTISVEEIQDLVEKELMKVRPEVAKKYIIYREWRNTERDRKTQMKHIMDGIVAIDKNDVNLSNANMSSHTPAGQMMTFASEVTKDYTYKYLLPKKYAEAHQLGDIHIHDLDYYPTKTTTCIQYDLDDLFERGFRTKNGSIRTPQSIQSYATLATIIFQTNQNEQHGGQAIPAFDFFMAEGVRKTFRKHLKTLTEFYIEVEGKEPGTEALKKIEEKAYAMTRKDTHQAMEGFIHNLNTMHSRGGNQVVFSSINYGTDTSPEGRMVIEELLKATIEGLGTRGEVPVFPIQIFKVKDGVSYSEEDYKKAMENFEAALEGNMEFQAPNFDLFLKACRTTAKALFPNFMFLDTPYNKNEKWDIKDPKRYRYELATMGCRTRVYENVAGEKSSLGRGNLSFTTMNMPRLAIEARIKAESLEESGKKEAIERKAKEIFIESVHALSELIAEQLYARYQYQRTALARQFPFMMGNDVWKGGGKLSPNDQVGDVLRQGTLGIGFIGGHNAMMALYGEGHAHSQKAWDTLFEAVTEMNKVADEYKQKYQLNFSVLATPAEGLSGRFTRMDRRKYGIIPGVTDNDYYVNSFHVDVKEPITITEKIKREAPFHAITRGGHITYVELDGEAQKNVKAIAKIVKVMHDEGIGYGSINHPVDTCQACGYKGVIYDKCPVCQSENIMRMRRITGYLTGDLSTWNSAKRAEERDRVKHG, encoded by the coding sequence ATGAATTACGCTGAGATTTGTATTATTAAGCGTGATGGAAAGCGGGAAGACTTTTCCATCAGTAAAATTAAAAATGCAATCGGCAAGGCATTCCATGCCTCCGGAATTGACAATGAAGACAAACTGATTGCTGAAATTACCATGCGGGTTATCAGCAATTTTGTATCTCCAACCATCAGTGTGGAAGAGATTCAGGATCTGGTAGAAAAGGAACTGATGAAAGTACGTCCCGAAGTGGCTAAGAAATACATTATTTATCGCGAATGGCGGAATACGGAACGCGACCGTAAAACGCAAATGAAGCACATCATGGACGGCATTGTAGCCATCGACAAAAATGATGTCAACCTGAGTAATGCCAACATGTCCAGCCATACTCCCGCCGGACAGATGATGACTTTTGCCTCGGAAGTTACTAAAGACTATACCTATAAATATTTGTTGCCTAAAAAATATGCCGAAGCGCATCAGTTGGGCGACATACATATACATGATTTGGATTACTATCCCACCAAGACTACCACTTGTATCCAATATGACCTGGATGACTTGTTCGAACGCGGCTTCCGCACTAAAAACGGAAGTATCCGTACTCCACAGTCCATTCAAAGTTATGCCACTCTGGCCACCATCATATTCCAGACAAACCAGAACGAGCAACATGGCGGACAGGCTATCCCCGCCTTCGACTTCTTTATGGCGGAAGGGGTACGGAAGACATTTCGCAAACATCTGAAAACTTTAACCGAGTTTTATATAGAAGTAGAAGGAAAAGAACCCGGAACAGAGGCTCTCAAGAAAATTGAAGAGAAAGCATACGCCATGACGCGCAAAGATACACATCAGGCAATGGAAGGATTCATCCACAACCTGAACACCATGCATTCGCGAGGGGGAAATCAAGTCGTATTCAGTTCCATCAATTATGGAACAGACACTTCTCCCGAAGGCCGCATGGTCATAGAGGAACTGCTGAAAGCTACCATCGAAGGCCTGGGTACCCGTGGCGAAGTACCAGTCTTCCCCATACAGATATTCAAGGTTAAAGACGGAGTATCTTATTCCGAAGAGGACTATAAGAAAGCCATGGAAAATTTCGAAGCGGCACTGGAAGGCAACATGGAATTCCAAGCTCCCAATTTCGACTTGTTTCTGAAAGCTTGCCGTACCACCGCAAAAGCCTTGTTCCCTAATTTTATGTTTTTGGATACTCCTTATAACAAAAATGAGAAATGGGATATCAAGGACCCTAAACGTTACCGCTATGAACTGGCAACTATGGGATGCCGTACCCGCGTATACGAAAATGTAGCGGGTGAAAAAAGTTCATTAGGACGTGGCAACCTGTCATTCACCACTATGAATATGCCCCGGCTGGCCATCGAAGCACGCATCAAGGCAGAAAGTCTGGAAGAATCAGGCAAAAAAGAGGCCATAGAAAGAAAAGCAAAAGAAATATTCATAGAAAGTGTACATGCTTTGTCCGAACTAATCGCCGAACAATTGTATGCACGCTACCAGTATCAACGTACAGCCTTGGCACGCCAGTTCCCGTTCATGATGGGGAATGATGTGTGGAAAGGCGGAGGAAAACTTTCGCCCAACGACCAGGTGGGGGATGTATTGCGTCAAGGCACATTGGGGATAGGCTTTATCGGCGGGCACAATGCCATGATGGCTCTTTATGGAGAAGGTCACGCACATAGCCAGAAAGCATGGGATACATTATTCGAAGCCGTTACGGAAATGAATAAAGTGGCAGACGAATACAAACAGAAATATCAGTTGAATTTCTCCGTACTTGCCACGCCTGCCGAAGGACTTTCCGGACGATTCACCCGTATGGACCGCCGCAAATACGGCATCATTCCCGGCGTGACGGATAATGACTATTATGTAAACTCTTTCCACGTAGATGTAAAAGAGCCCATCACCATCACCGAGAAGATAAAACGGGAAGCTCCTTTCCACGCCATTACCCGCGGAGGACATATCACTTACGTAGAACTGGACGGAGAAGCTCAGAAAAATGTAAAAGCCATAGCCAAGATTGTAAAAGTAATGCATGACGAAGGCATTGGATACGGTTCCATCAATCATCCTGTTGATACTTGTCAGGCTTGCGGTTACAAAGGGGTCATTTACGACAAGTGCCCTGTTTGCCAGAGCGAGAATATAATGCGAATGCGTCGCATTACCGGGTATTTGACAGGCGACCTCAGCACTTGGAATTCAGCCAAGCGTGCCGAAGAGCGTGACCGGGTAAAGCATGGATAA
- the trhA gene encoding PAQR family membrane homeostasis protein TrhA, protein MTIHYTKGEEWANTLSHGVGILIGIAGGGYLLLTAMKSGNPWATGGMWLYLFGMLSSYISSTWYHASKPSPHREVLRKFDHASIYLHIAGSYSPIMLIALREADYWGWGILSFVWLCALAGIILCFCNLKEHSNLETICYIAMGCSIFVGFKPLCQHVPPVFIYWLIGEGVSYITGAVFYSFPQLPYMHSVFHLFVLGGTICHMMALWYIL, encoded by the coding sequence TTGACCATACACTATACCAAAGGAGAAGAGTGGGCCAATACCCTGTCACATGGTGTTGGTATCCTGATAGGTATCGCCGGCGGCGGTTATCTGTTGCTTACTGCCATGAAAAGTGGCAATCCGTGGGCAACAGGTGGCATGTGGCTCTATCTATTCGGTATGCTGTCTTCCTATATCAGCTCCACCTGGTATCATGCCAGCAAACCATCTCCTCACCGCGAAGTGTTGCGCAAATTCGATCATGCTTCGATTTATCTGCATATCGCAGGAAGCTATTCCCCCATCATGCTGATAGCCTTGCGGGAAGCAGATTATTGGGGATGGGGAATTCTTAGTTTCGTATGGCTATGCGCCCTCGCCGGGATCATTCTATGTTTTTGTAACCTGAAAGAACATAGCAACCTGGAAACAATTTGCTATATAGCCATGGGATGCAGCATTTTTGTAGGTTTCAAGCCGCTCTGCCAACATGTACCTCCTGTTTTTATTTATTGGTTAATCGGCGAAGGAGTGTCTTACATCACCGGAGCTGTCTTTTATTCCTTCCCCCAATTGCCCTATATGCACTCTGTTTTCCATCTGTTTGTATTAGGAGGAACAATCTGCCATATGATGGCATTGTGGTACATTTTATAA
- a CDS encoding CCA tRNA nucleotidyltransferase, translating into MQAKIQFNCVISPYPAQKIVNLPLFKMNMELKEHFNNKIFKLISETADELGLECYVVGGYVRDIFLARPSKDIDVVVVGSGIEMAQALGKKLGRGAHVSVFKNFGTAQVKYHDTEVEFVGARKESYSHDSRKPVVEDGTLEDDQNRRDFTINAMAVCLNKARFGELVDPFNGLDDLKERTIRTPLDPDITFSDDPLRMMRCVRFATQLNFYIDDTTFEALSRNKERIHIISKERIADELNKILLAPIPSKGFIELDRCGLLPLIFPELVALQGVETRNGRAHKDNFYHTLEVVDNISKHTDNLWLRWATLLHDIGKPRTKRWEPRIGWTFHNHNFIGEKMIPDLFRKMKLPMNEKMKYVQKLVSLHMRPIVIADDVVTDSAVRRLLFEAGDDIDDLMMLCEADITSKNEARKQKFLDNFKLVRQKLKDLEEKDWIRNFQPPVDGEEIMRIFDLQPCREIGSLKSSIKDAILDGIIPNEHDAALEHMLKKAKSMGLTPKNL; encoded by the coding sequence ATGCAGGCAAAAATACAATTTAATTGCGTGATTTCTCCTTATCCTGCGCAAAAAATCGTAAATTTGCCCCTCTTTAAGATGAATATGGAACTAAAAGAACATTTTAATAATAAGATATTCAAGTTAATCTCCGAAACGGCAGACGAACTGGGATTGGAATGTTACGTTGTAGGAGGTTATGTACGAGATATATTTTTGGCACGTCCCTCTAAGGATATAGACGTTGTAGTAGTAGGAAGCGGAATTGAAATGGCACAAGCCCTCGGCAAGAAGCTGGGACGCGGAGCACACGTTTCTGTTTTTAAGAATTTCGGCACGGCACAAGTTAAATACCATGACACGGAAGTGGAGTTTGTCGGTGCCCGTAAAGAGTCGTACAGCCATGACAGCCGTAAGCCCGTAGTAGAGGACGGCACCTTGGAGGACGACCAAAACCGGCGCGATTTTACGATCAATGCCATGGCAGTGTGCCTGAACAAAGCACGTTTCGGTGAATTGGTAGATCCTTTTAATGGACTGGACGATTTGAAAGAGAGAACTATCCGTACGCCGCTGGACCCGGACATCACTTTCAGTGACGATCCGCTCCGCATGATGCGTTGTGTCCGGTTTGCCACACAACTGAATTTCTATATTGATGACACCACTTTCGAAGCACTGTCACGTAACAAGGAACGCATTCATATTATCTCCAAAGAGCGCATCGCCGACGAGTTGAACAAGATCTTGCTCGCCCCCATACCGTCCAAAGGCTTTATAGAACTGGACCGCTGCGGACTGTTACCTTTGATTTTTCCTGAACTGGTAGCGTTGCAAGGAGTGGAAACCCGGAACGGCCGTGCCCATAAAGATAACTTCTACCATACCTTGGAAGTTGTGGACAATATTTCCAAACATACCGACAACCTATGGCTACGTTGGGCCACTCTGTTGCATGATATAGGCAAGCCACGTACCAAACGCTGGGAACCACGTATAGGATGGACTTTCCATAATCATAACTTTATCGGTGAGAAAATGATTCCGGACCTCTTCCGCAAGATGAAACTGCCCATGAATGAGAAGATGAAATATGTCCAAAAGTTAGTCAGCCTGCACATGCGTCCCATTGTTATCGCAGATGATGTAGTAACTGATTCCGCCGTGCGACGTCTGCTTTTTGAAGCCGGAGATGATATTGACGACTTGATGATGCTGTGCGAAGCGGACATCACTTCAAAAAATGAAGCACGAAAACAAAAATTCCTGGATAACTTCAAACTGGTACGCCAGAAACTGAAAGACCTGGAAGAAAAAGACTGGATACGCAATTTCCAACCTCCGGTAGACGGAGAAGAAATTATGCGGATATTCGACCTGCAGCCCTGCCGTGAAATAGGCAGTCTGAAAAGTTCTATCAAGGATGCCATACTGGATGGAATCATCCCTAATGAACATGATGCTGCTTTAGAACACATGTTGAAGAAAGCAAAAAGCATGGGATTAACACCCAAAAACTTATAA
- the ruvA gene encoding Holliday junction branch migration protein RuvA encodes MIEYIKGDIAEITPATVVLDCNGMGYGINISLNTYSAIQNQSNTKLYIYEAIREDAYVLYGFSTKQERELFLLLISVSGIGGNTARMILSALSPSELCGVISSGNDKLLKTVKGIGLKTAQRIIVDLKDKIATSGVETVNSEMFANPANTEIHDEAISALTMLGFAQAASQKVVAAILKEEPAAPVEKVIKLALKRL; translated from the coding sequence ATGATAGAATATATTAAAGGAGACATTGCGGAGATTACTCCGGCAACGGTAGTTTTAGACTGTAACGGGATGGGATATGGCATCAATATCTCATTGAATACGTATTCGGCCATTCAGAATCAGAGCAATACGAAATTATATATTTATGAAGCGATCCGGGAAGACGCCTACGTACTCTACGGATTCTCGACCAAGCAGGAACGGGAGTTATTTTTGTTACTGATTTCCGTATCGGGCATCGGCGGCAACACGGCACGTATGATTCTGTCGGCTTTATCCCCTTCCGAACTGTGCGGAGTAATCAGTTCCGGTAATGACAAGTTATTGAAAACGGTGAAAGGCATCGGCCTGAAAACTGCCCAACGCATCATAGTGGACTTAAAGGACAAGATCGCCACTTCGGGCGTGGAAACAGTGAACAGTGAAATGTTTGCCAATCCGGCCAATACAGAAATTCATGACGAGGCTATCTCCGCACTCACCATGCTGGGATTCGCACAAGCCGCATCACAAAAGGTAGTGGCTGCCATACTGAAAGAGGAGCCTGCCGCCCCGGTAGAGAAAGTGATCAAGCTGGCCTTGAAGCGATTGTAA
- a CDS encoding diaminopimelate dehydrogenase, which yields MRKIRAAVVGYGNIGQYVVEALEAAPDFEIAGIVRRSGAENKPAELEAYAVVKDIKELKDVDVAVLATPTRSVEKYAKEILAMGINTVDSFDIHTQITSLRRSLDESAKAGKAVAIISAGWDPGSDSVVRTLLEAIAPKGITYTNFGPGRSMGHSVAVRAIDGVKDALSMTIPVGTGIHRRMVYVELEEGADFKTVEAAIKSDPYFVNDETHVKQVPCVDDLNDVGHGVNLVRKGVSGKTHNQLFEFDMKINNPALTAQVLVCVARASMKQQPGCYTMIEVPVIDLLCGDREELIAHLV from the coding sequence ATGAGAAAAATAAGAGCGGCCGTGGTTGGATACGGTAACATTGGTCAGTATGTAGTGGAGGCTTTGGAAGCTGCTCCCGATTTTGAGATTGCAGGTATCGTCCGTCGTAGCGGTGCGGAAAACAAGCCTGCCGAGTTGGAAGCATACGCTGTGGTGAAAGATATAAAGGAATTGAAAGATGTGGATGTGGCTGTGCTGGCTACTCCGACCCGTAGCGTGGAAAAATATGCTAAAGAGATTCTGGCAATGGGTATCAATACGGTAGATAGTTTCGACATTCATACACAAATCACTTCTCTCCGCCGTTCATTGGATGAGTCGGCAAAGGCCGGTAAGGCTGTCGCTATTATTTCTGCCGGATGGGATCCGGGAAGCGATTCTGTAGTTCGTACACTGTTGGAAGCCATCGCTCCGAAGGGCATTACTTATACCAATTTCGGTCCGGGACGCAGCATGGGGCATTCCGTAGCAGTCCGTGCCATTGATGGAGTGAAGGATGCTTTGTCCATGACTATTCCTGTGGGTACCGGTATCCATCGCCGTATGGTGTATGTGGAACTGGAGGAAGGTGCGGACTTCAAGACTGTGGAAGCCGCCATCAAGTCGGATCCTTATTTTGTAAATGACGAGACACATGTAAAACAAGTTCCATGTGTGGACGATTTGAATGACGTGGGTCATGGCGTTAACCTGGTTCGTAAAGGGGTATCGGGCAAGACCCATAATCAGTTGTTCGAGTTTGACATGAAGATTAATAATCCGGCTCTTACCGCACAGGTGCTGGTTTGCGTGGCACGTGCCTCCATGAAACAGCAGCCCGGATGTTATACCATGATTGAAGTTCCTGTAATTGATCTGCTGTGCGGCGACCGTGAGGAACTGATTGCGCATTTGGTATAA
- the lgt gene encoding prolipoprotein diacylglyceryl transferase, translated as MIASIVWDVDPILFKVGSWEVRWYGLMWGLGFILAYEIVSRLFKKEKYPEDWVDKLFVYCIVSTVIGARLGHCLFYEWDYYSAHPVEIFKIWKGGLASHGGVFAIILALMWYSKKVTRKSVWWLFDRMIPAVAIVCFCIRLGNLMNSEIFGYPTTLPWGFEFVRSREWHQLYEGLPCHPTQIYEMLYCLVAGVTAWVMYHTYHLQKRVGLITGVSLLIFFGTRFALEFMKNPQVAEEADMTFNIGQWLSVPLILLGAYLIATSRTRKE; from the coding sequence ATGATAGCAAGTATTGTATGGGATGTGGATCCTATCTTATTTAAAGTAGGTAGTTGGGAAGTGCGTTGGTATGGGCTGATGTGGGGCCTTGGTTTCATATTAGCTTATGAAATAGTAAGCCGTTTATTCAAAAAAGAGAAGTATCCGGAAGACTGGGTGGACAAGCTTTTCGTCTATTGCATAGTCAGTACGGTCATTGGCGCCCGTCTGGGGCATTGTTTATTTTATGAATGGGACTATTATAGCGCCCATCCTGTTGAAATATTCAAGATTTGGAAAGGTGGGTTGGCAAGTCATGGAGGGGTGTTTGCCATCATTCTGGCTCTGATGTGGTATTCAAAAAAAGTAACCCGGAAAAGTGTGTGGTGGTTGTTTGACCGCATGATACCTGCTGTGGCGATTGTCTGCTTCTGTATCCGTTTGGGTAATTTAATGAATTCCGAGATATTCGGATATCCCACCACGTTGCCTTGGGGATTTGAATTTGTCCGTTCCCGGGAGTGGCATCAGCTGTATGAAGGTTTGCCTTGCCATCCTACTCAGATTTATGAAATGCTGTATTGCCTGGTTGCCGGTGTAACTGCCTGGGTGATGTACCATACATACCATTTACAAAAAAGAGTGGGATTAATAACCGGAGTAAGCTTGCTTATATTTTTTGGCACTCGTTTTGCTCTGGAGTTTATGAAGAATCCGCAGGTTGCCGAAGAGGCGGATATGACTTTTAATATAGGGCAGTGGCTCAGTGTGCCGCTGATTCTGCTGGGGGCGTATCTCATAGCTACCAGCCGTACCCGGAAAGAATAA
- a CDS encoding HU family DNA-binding protein produces the protein MAAKYDFKTSPDIQGEKEQPTLYPQIVVSGTKSLKDLAKDIARRSTVHEGTVVGLLCDLESIIANYLADGYNVKLGELGTFSATLTCRKVTDKSEIRAASVHFDNIKFKPTRKFRKEVRSKGKLERAEYGFRTSSTRYSAEERFVRLTNYLKEHSIITCKEYCALTGLLKTKAGSELRQWSNEKKIERDGRAPHVIYRAMPES, from the coding sequence ATGGCAGCAAAGTATGATTTCAAAACCTCCCCCGACATACAGGGAGAGAAGGAACAGCCCACCCTGTATCCACAAATTGTAGTATCGGGCACAAAAAGCCTGAAAGACCTGGCTAAAGACATTGCCCGGCGTTCCACCGTCCACGAAGGGACCGTCGTCGGTCTGCTATGTGACCTGGAAAGCATTATCGCCAATTACCTGGCAGACGGTTATAACGTAAAACTGGGAGAACTGGGTACTTTCTCGGCCACACTGACTTGCCGCAAGGTAACGGACAAAAGCGAGATACGAGCCGCATCGGTACATTTTGACAACATAAAGTTCAAACCCACCCGGAAATTTCGTAAGGAGGTACGAAGCAAAGGAAAGCTGGAACGGGCAGAATATGGTTTCCGGACCTCCTCCACCCGATATTCAGCAGAAGAACGCTTTGTACGGCTGACGAATTATCTGAAAGAGCACTCCATTATCACTTGCAAGGAATATTGTGCCTTGACAGGGTTGCTGAAAACAAAAGCCGGCAGCGAACTACGCCAATGGAGCAATGAAAAGAAAATAGAAAGAGACGGACGCGCCCCGCACGTGATATACAGGGCGATGCCGGAAAGCTGA
- a CDS encoding TonB-dependent receptor yields MNKNQQKNRMGAVIILLAAACLNGYAQQDSTKVASNSKEEGNRNVMLNAASANGPREISIGLPGGDVNVLENGLPVVYNSNPHNVNTHWRGDSSLGHTGLLKISETAITTGNIGYAVNSFTELGLNKEKKMNGVLNYGTNHFGKQQFDFNLNGSIGKDWFYSGSIYQNFDPGSFKLRFAQYQDRTQIYKFALTKFYNEGRGQLSAIYHYSNSHWLSNATTGAPFIYVGDGSVKEIPGFGLGTSSYLPNVSDMVYMDMRTGEMKKISLYDATASKGNQLTVLNRYRWDNGLEWKINMKYDHALGSYLYQTPMSMEQKVLADGYSTKGLDGALNPYEGYVQSRMSCFNRGNIDEFFFTTELSRKYDYMTWRVGVNEWYYDVDYASNTTMYDHTVEEYPQMLYSADTKDIHHYGNTPYYNLNQNASEYYKGHENKLALYATHDWDITDQWNVYYGARFEYQRLAGKNLAVYNAEGNPVGRFAGYHIGAVAADGTKIAPRHFSYDWLNMAFTAAATYKMTKQFGFTADFTYNTQRPNMSNFAPAEMPNVDKITIPLGRAGIYFNNDWISLTSLFSYIAKTNNNSTLNLINPNNDKDIKAAALSYDIETIGWTTDAVVKPFKGFDFHFLFTYQSPKYKKYETGVTFSDGTTSGINATGNIVTEIPKVLIELDPSYNITKDLKVWASFRYFSKTYANIKNAYYFNGRWETFGGINWNVNKHLSLSGTVINFLNQTGAKGSISGAELVDKENAAAYNGAWMAGSYIRPFTVEFAAKITF; encoded by the coding sequence ATGAACAAAAATCAGCAAAAGAACCGGATGGGCGCGGTCATTATTTTACTTGCCGCCGCTTGCTTGAATGGTTATGCACAACAAGATTCTACCAAAGTGGCCTCTAATTCGAAAGAGGAAGGCAATCGCAATGTCATGTTGAATGCGGCTAGTGCCAATGGTCCTCGTGAAATCTCTATCGGTCTGCCCGGTGGTGATGTGAATGTACTCGAAAATGGTCTTCCTGTAGTATATAATTCGAATCCTCATAATGTAAACACGCATTGGCGCGGAGACAGCAGCTTGGGACATACCGGATTGTTGAAGATTTCCGAAACAGCGATTACTACCGGCAATATAGGTTATGCTGTCAATTCATTTACGGAACTCGGCTTGAATAAAGAGAAGAAAATGAATGGCGTGCTGAACTACGGCACCAATCATTTCGGTAAACAGCAATTTGACTTCAATCTGAATGGAAGCATCGGAAAAGATTGGTTTTACAGCGGCAGTATCTATCAGAATTTTGATCCGGGTTCGTTCAAACTACGTTTTGCACAATATCAGGACCGGACTCAGATCTATAAGTTTGCTTTGACTAAGTTCTACAATGAAGGACGTGGACAGCTCTCTGCCATCTACCATTACAGCAACAGCCATTGGTTGTCCAATGCTACCACCGGTGCACCATTTATTTATGTAGGCGATGGGAGTGTGAAGGAGATTCCCGGTTTCGGTCTCGGTACTTCTTCCTATCTGCCTAATGTATCGGATATGGTTTATATGGACATGCGTACCGGAGAGATGAAAAAGATCAGTCTGTATGATGCTACGGCCAGTAAAGGAAATCAGTTGACGGTTCTTAACCGTTACCGGTGGGATAACGGGTTGGAGTGGAAAATCAATATGAAGTATGACCATGCTTTGGGCTCCTATCTGTACCAGACTCCGATGTCTATGGAGCAGAAAGTATTGGCCGACGGCTATAGCACCAAAGGACTGGATGGAGCTTTGAATCCTTATGAAGGATATGTACAGAGCCGTATGTCCTGTTTCAACCGGGGGAATATAGATGAATTCTTCTTTACCACCGAGTTGTCGCGGAAGTATGATTATATGACTTGGCGTGTGGGGGTGAACGAATGGTATTATGATGTGGACTATGCTTCGAACACTACCATGTACGACCATACGGTAGAAGAATATCCCCAAATGTTGTACAGCGCCGATACGAAGGATATTCATCATTACGGAAATACTCCTTATTATAATCTGAACCAGAATGCTTCCGAATATTACAAAGGACATGAAAACAAATTGGCTCTTTATGCTACTCACGATTGGGATATCACTGATCAATGGAATGTGTATTATGGCGCACGCTTTGAGTACCAGCGTCTGGCAGGAAAGAACCTGGCGGTATATAATGCCGAAGGCAATCCGGTAGGCCGCTTTGCCGGTTATCATATCGGGGCAGTTGCGGCCGATGGTACGAAGATAGCTCCCCGTCATTTCAGCTACGATTGGTTGAACATGGCTTTCACGGCGGCCGCTACTTATAAAATGACGAAACAATTTGGCTTTACCGCCGATTTTACCTACAATACCCAGCGTCCGAATATGTCGAACTTTGCTCCTGCCGAGATGCCGAATGTAGATAAGATTACGATTCCTTTGGGGCGTGCGGGTATTTATTTCAATAATGACTGGATTAGCCTGACCTCATTATTCAGTTACATTGCCAAGACTAACAACAACTCTACCTTGAACCTGATTAATCCGAATAATGATAAGGATATTAAGGCGGCTGCATTGAGTTATGATATTGAAACAATAGGATGGACGACGGATGCAGTTGTGAAACCTTTCAAAGGATTTGATTTCCATTTCCTGTTCACTTACCAAAGCCCGAAGTATAAAAAGTATGAAACGGGAGTGACTTTTAGTGACGGGACAACATCGGGTATCAATGCCACCGGCAATATCGTTACTGAAATTCCGAAGGTGCTGATAGAGCTGGACCCTAGTTACAACATTACCAAAGACTTGAAGGTATGGGCAAGTTTCCGTTATTTCAGCAAAACGTATGCGAATATCAAGAATGCTTATTACTTCAACGGTCGTTGGGAAACATTCGGTGGAATTAACTGGAATGTAAACAAACATCTGTCCTTAAGCGGAACTGTGATAAACTTCTTGAACCAGACCGGTGCTAAGGGCAGCATCTCGGGGGCGGAATTGGTTGATAAGGAAAATGCGGCAGCATATAATGGCGCATGGATGGCAGGTAGCTATATCCGTCCGTTCACCGTAGAATTTGCGGCGAAAATAACATTCTGA